A single genomic interval of Helianthus annuus cultivar XRQ/B chromosome 13, HanXRQr2.0-SUNRISE, whole genome shotgun sequence harbors:
- the LOC110898756 gene encoding uncharacterized protein LOC110898756, whose product MLKLTLNTNIMPDFVDTAVKITRPTPYCVMFDRLDLGRRLCGLIGHPRVKSKSFTLYKKDTCESIYMKRNLPGVERLVITREGSCVFLNMPGLELEDVYSGFEYDALVIEGKRENEHYIAGIRVPEGFHREHHMIKREMRDGVFKP is encoded by the exons ATGTTGAAGCTAACCCTTAACACTAACATCATGCCTGATTTTGTCGACACCGCGGTTAAGATCACGCGTCCTACGCCTTATTGTG TTATGTTTGATAGATTGGATCTAGGACGGAGGCTTTGCGGATTGATAGGTCACCCGAGGGTGAAGAGTAAGTCGTTCACGTTGTATAAGAAGGACACTTGTGAAAGTATATACATGAAGAGGAATTTGCCTGGAGTGGAGAGACTGGTGATAACTAGGGAAGGTTCGTGTGTGTTCTTAAACATGCCTGGACTTGAGTTAGAGGATGTTTACTCGGGGTTTGAGTACGACGCTCTGGTCATTGAGGGAAAAAGAGAAAACGAGCACTATATTGCGGGAATACGTGTGCCAGAGGGATTTCATAGGGAGCATCATATGATTAAGAGGGAGATGCGGGATGGAGTGTTTAAGCCTTAA
- the LOC110898755 gene encoding uncharacterized protein LOC110898755: protein MASSSCLLRLASSIVASLPNFTFDLQFVMVQAETGVPSALFTKVKDEELTVQMPGLKQTETEEGVWVSFEINVPAGNNQRPGMRIGFEGFNFFFQLQTPETVYLASIKLPEKFNPHADLKITIGDGVCSVCLPTQKTVDPFLAKANINRNLIRPTPYCEMFDRSELGRMLCEVIAHPGVKSKSFTAYKKDTGDSIYMKGNLAGVKMLVIREGLCVWLSMPGFELKDVEAGFESDTLIVEGKREGEHYIAGVRVPEGFCKEKDVMKREMQDGVFKATLPRVG, encoded by the exons ATGGCTTCCTCCTCCTGCCTGCTCCGCCTCGCAAGCTCCATCGTCGCCTCACTCCCAAACT TTACATTCGATTTACAGTTTGTAATGGTTCAAGCGGAAACCGGAGTCCCATCAGCACTCTTCACCAAGGTTAAAGACGAAGAGCTGACCGTACAAATGCCGGGACTGAAGCAGACGGAGACCGAAGAAGGCGTATGGGTATCCTTTGAGATCAATGTACCTGCCGGCAACAATCAACGTCCCGGAATGAGGATAGGTTTCGAAGGCTTCAATTTCTTCTTCCAACTCCAAACGCCCGAAACAGTCTACCTCGCAAGCATCAAGCTCCCGGAGAAGTTTAACCCACACGCTGATTTGAAAATAACGATTGGAGATGGTGTTTGCTCTGTCTGCCTTCCCACTCAGAAAACCGTTGATCCCTTCTTGGCTAAGGCTAACATCAACCGCAACCTCATTCGCCCCACCCCCTACTGTG AGATGTTTGATCGGTCAGAGCTAGGACGGATGCTTTGCGAAGTGATAGCGCACCCGGGGGTGAAGAGTAAGTCGTTCACAGCGTATAAGAAGGATACGGGTGATAGTATCTACATGAAGGGGAATTTGGCTGGGGTGAAGATGCTGGTGATAAGGGAGGGACTCTGTGTGTGGTTAAGCATGCCCGGGTTTGAGTTAAAGGATGTGGAGGCCGGGTTTGAGTCGGACACGCTGATTGTTGAAGGGAAAAGAGAGGGGGAGCACTACATTGCGGGGGTGCGGGTGCCGGAGGGATTCTGTAAGGAGAAAGATGTGATGAAGAGAGAGATGCAAGATGGAGTGTTTAAGGCTACTCTTCCCCGTGTTGGTTAA